The sequence GAAAATGAGGAGTACAGTGACTGTACTAACGTGTCGCTGTCGGCGATGGGAcacgttccaaaataaatttatttttccatCCATTTCACATGTATCAATACAAATgcaaaatcaaaagaaaaactaaaatactcatcactttatcaaatcctaatACAGTTATTTATCTACTCCTAATACATTTATtctttactccctccattccattttCAATCTAGCCATGATTTTTtagtccaactttgatcgtccgtattattgaaattttttttaaaaaaataaaaacataagtcacgagtaaagtgctattcatgttttatcatctcataactaaaaaatattaattacaaaaatttttcaaataaaacgaacgatcaaagttaagcgcggaaacttatggttgcacttaaaatgggacggagagagtatttttcataaatttcgGTGTGCTACGGTAAACGGGAAAATTGAAGTTTGGAATTCAGAAAAAAGAACTGAAgccttattttgggataaatgggagagaaaaaaaattgtcctCAAACAGTGGAAGTACTAGTAAGAAATTGTTTTAGTAGAAAATTGAACTCGGAATTGTTAGAGGACAGTGGCTGTTTAGGTGCTGAACCTGTCCAGTCAGTCGTGGCTGCGCCTGCGCCGCAAGTTCATCAGTCAATTGCGGCATCTGGAAATCCATGGCAAGAACAGAGCTAACACTGCCAAAAGCCCAAAACACAACTAGAGCATAAAACGGTGGGGTTCGGAGGATGAAACTCCGAGTCCCCTTTGATCTCTCTCTTTCAGCTTATTTTCTGCAGTTTTCTTTTGTTCGTCGTTCAGGTGCCCAGACGCAAAATTCATACCGTTTAAATTAAAGCCGTCTGATACGGATGAAATGATCTGTTAAAAGAAAGAGGAAATGCAATTTTCAGTGTTATTCCAAGATGAGAGTAGATCACTGAACAGAAGAGCAGAGGAATGAACTCAAATATGGATTCTGATTTCAGAAACTATGAGGGCATATGAATCCGTAGAGGGTTTAACTGAAGATCTCTGAATATTAACAGGTGAGTAGGTGACTGACAAGATGACGCCGCCGGCTGTTCTTTTGCGCTGTCGGTGGTGAGCAATCATTTTGTGCATTAGTTTAAAGCTTGCATGTGAATCATTTTCATCTTATATAATACTTCTCCATTATTCTTGGGATAAGATAATCCACTAATAAATTGGTCGTTGAGGATCGTGCCTGCGCCGCAAGTTCATCAGTCAATTGCCCGATAAACTGAGAACCGCATGATCACTTTCAGATAGCACTTTCATTTCGGCAATTTATTTTGGGTGCATCTTTTTTTCTTACTGAAGGACTCAAAACAAACTGAATCAAAGTTCAGTGCAAACTTTGCTGAAAGCTGAACCCAAGTTCAGTGTATAATGCAGAGTAGCATGATTTACTGAACATTTAGAAGCATCTAACATTATATTGTGAAGTTCAACAGGAGCATTCATCCAGCCTGATTCATTACATTGAGAGTGCTCCTGTTGATTTATTGCGAAGAAAATTAACATTCCCCAACAGTGGTACCAGGCAGTTCTGAAACCATGAAACATCATCTGCCATTTACACTTTTGGTCTTGCCATGATTTGAGATTTTAATTCTTTGAACGCTACAGATCAACAAACGAGAGGAAACCATCTGCTGCTATGAATCAATGCTTATCTTTGACAGTTTGATGATTATTTTTAAGATGGATTTCGCTGCTTTGCACTTGGTACCCCTGCAAGGAGACGCAATCACGCAATATGTGATAGGAGTGGGgtcatctccttttttttttcaaggtaATGTTCTACAATTTCTTTTCATCATTCTGTGATCAGACGCAAATTGAACATGTTGAAATCCGTCTGATAAGGGTGAAATGatctaataaaataatttaataaaatgcAATTTGCAGTTATTCCAACAAACGGaaggaaaaaataaattgatgatTCCTTTTCAGATGGATTTCGCTGCTTTGCACTTGGACAACACCTCCAATCTGAACTTCTCTACAGGATGATTAAGGAACAACGAAAGCTAGGACGGAGTTTGTGATAGGAAAGGGGGTCGGAGTTTCAAACTCCGACACCCTTTGGTCTCCCTTTTTTTCAGTTAAtgttctgcattttttttcttcgttcATTATTTTCATCAGACGCAAATTAATCCTGTTCAAAGCCGTACGATCTGTTAAAACAGAAAACTTTTTTTCCAAGTCATTCCAGATGAGGCTAAGCAACAAACTTCGAGGAGTGAGGAATAGAGGAATGAACTCAAATATCGATTCTGATTTCAGGAACCATGAGAGGGCTAAAGGTACAGGGAATAGTTTGCATGGATCAGTAGAGGGTTTAACTGAAAATCTCAGAACTTAATGGCCAAATATTTCAAGTGAAATGCTGTTAAGTACCAAAAACTACAAGTTTCagaatttaatttgtttgtcaATTGTAATTGGTAGTTGAAATTGAACTCGCCTCACAGGAGAGGGTGATACTTTGCACGGAACTCTTGTAATCTTTTACTTTGCTTTAGATGACGTAGCACCTCTAAAATTACTTCTTTTTGGGGAATACGCTAGAAGTGTATTTTTGCATTAAGAGGAGTATAAAACAGACATTTACAACCAAAGGCAAAAGCAGCAGGGGACAGGGGAACCGGACAAGAGAAAACACACCCCGCCACGTGCCTACACACCACCACACCGAGAGGAACACACGACCACCTCCAAAACGATGCCTTCAAGAAGGTCACGACATTTAaaacgccgccatcgcccatccCGAAAGGATGAGGTTTTCACATAGAGGATCCTtgaagagggggagggaggcacCTCAACAACACCCTCAAGAGGGTTGCAACTCCCAAAGacgtcgccattgccgcccaaGAATTGGGACGGCTTTCGCCTAGCACCTGCCAATGCCCCTCTTGCCGCTACCTCACCGACTCCCAAGCAATGTCAACACGTGGCCTCTACAGCAACGACGCCCCTCTGTCGGCTAGACTCCAAGCGACCTAACCTGCTGCCAGCGCGACCCCCACAGCTACACGTTGGAACGAGCACGACCAAACCACCGCTGCACTTCGGTGACCAGCTAGCCTTCCTCCCATGCCGTCACCTCCAAAGAGAGTGCCCGCCACCGCCCATCACTATCGATAACAACCTGGGGCAACtttgccgccgccttcaccgtCTCGCAAAGGAGCTCCCCACGACCAGGCggtcaagaaggggaggagctccaaggAGATGAGAAGGCACCCACATGGCGTCCCCTCGTCATCGCCGGTCGTGATGGCAGTGCTGTGCGGCTGAATCCGAGCTCGACCCCAGATCCGGCGGCATCTCCATTGGCCAACACCTGCAGCGCCGCCACACGAGCGACGCGcaacgaccccgccgccgccatgcaaGCCGGCGTCCTAGTCGGGTCCCCCACAACGCAGCCATCCATCTGGCAGCAGCCCCCACCGGCGGTCATCCACGAGGTCCGGCGGCAAGCATCGCCGGCGCCAGCCACTGCCGCGTTGGCCTACTGCACGGCGCCGTACGCAtcgacctcgacgccggcgtccTCCCGTCACACATGCGCCGTcctcccatcgccggcgacgccggccaTAACGACCCTGGCCATCCGGGAGTTGGATCCGGCCGTGGGGATGCCGGATCTGGGCGgggcgccgccggagccgccgccgccttgccagGTGCCGCTCCCagccgccgggccgccgccgccgcccccagccGCATCGCGCCGCcgggccaccgtcgccgcccccaGCCGCGCACCACCGCCGGGCCGCGCTGCCGCTACCGCGCCAGATCCGGCCATGGGggtgccggatccgccgccaccccacaccgccccgccgcctccacttcTCCCAGCGGTGGGGTACCTCATCGGCGTCGCCCCGTCCACGTCACGCCGGGAGGGAGCTGCCAAGAGGAAGaaggacctcgccgccgccttccctgctCGTTGCCGgctttgccgccggcgagctccggcggcggcgaggcgggggagagggggaggaggcgtgggcggctagggttttcgccccccgagccgcccgcgcgagAGTGACGCGGGGTCGTCCCCCCTTCTAAAATTACTTCTTACAATTTATGTGgtttgttttaacttttaattcAGCTGGCCATCTTTTTTAAGGAGTTGGGGACCTGTCCCATCACACGATACTTTTTTGTCGAGCAATTTTGTAGTCCTTGAGGGAGCCAGGTACCGAATCTCAGCCGTTGATCGGGCTTGatcggatggctgagatttctCAGTACCTGGTGGTACCGGGACCCCAGTCCGCGCAGTACCTTGAGTCCTGAGGGCAAAAAAGAACTTTCGCGTGTGAGCAGATGGCGTCAAGTACGTCCGTCCTTCCAGCAAGTTTCTCATTGAAAAAAGTCCACTTTAACTCCCTTAAAAATATGTCGAATCTAATTCGTAACCACGAAACCGCCATGCGAGTGGTTCGTCTGCGACGAGCCGACGAGGCCGACACGTACTCGCTGCTTCGTAGGCTTCGACTTGTCGTCTCCTGGCAAACCAACCTTCTCTTCGATGAGGTATTCTTCTCCTCGAACTCTCGAACAGATTAATTAGCAAGAGAGAAGTAAAGCTAATTTTGATAACGTCTCCATCAATCTTGTTCAGGATACAAGGTGCTGGTGCACAGGGGCATCTATAGGCAGCGAAGGGCATGGCATCGAGATGAGCAGCTGATGCCGCGAAGATTGTGGCGCCCctagcggcggcgcacggcgagcGTGCATGGCTGCGACTGAGTACTGACGGGCCACTCCCTCGATCGGCAGCAGGCAGATTAAATAAAATGTCTAGGAAGAAGACGATCGAGCTCCCATGGCTGGAGCCAGCTCCCGgtgcgacgcggcggcgagcgtcaTGGTGCACTCGAACTCCTCCCACGGCAGCATCTCCAGCGCCTGCGgctgcctccgcctcccgcgTACGGTTGCGCCGCACCGCGCGGCGCAGCGAGCTGAGGGGGCCGACGCCTTGGGCCCCTTCTAGCCTCCACTATTCCCATCACAAGGCCCCAAAGTTGGAATGAAGCCGCCTGTAGATTGCACCCCTGGCGAGGAGGTGCGCGAGCTTCGTTAGAGCGGCACGCGCGCCCCCAGAGTCGCAGACTGGGATGAAATCGTTTGGGATGGCGTGATGCGGAGAGAAAAGAAACGAGAAAGAGGCGCGGGGAGAGAACAGAGCGTGTGGGAGCATAAGGGTATCCACACGCCCAATTCCGATCGTACCCTCCGCGAATGAACGGCCAGACGAAGTTGGTACCTCCCAATCTCCTCAAGGACcataaaaaatctttttttttcaactctaAAACTTATTATTGGTTGTGTGCGTGTATGCAGATATCTGACATGTAAATaattttcattattaaaaaaaatttaaccacCCCCTAATAATTGAACAGTACTAGGCAGTTCTGAAACCCTCAAACACTATCTGTAATTTACACTTGTCTTGCCAtggtttgaaaattttgattctTTTAAATCCTACAGACCAACAAGCGAGAGAAAATCATCTGCTGCTATGAAACATGAATCAACACTTCGCTCTTCCAGTTTGATGATTCTTTTTCAGATGGATTTTTGCAGCTTTGCACTTGGAGTGGGGGTCGGAGGACTCCGACCCCCtttgatctctttttttttcaggccATGTTCTGCATTTTGTTCGTCGTTCATGTGAGCAGACGCAAATTTATACCTGTTGAAAGCCATCTGATACGAGCGAAATGATCTGCTAAAGAAAACAATTTGCTGCATGTAACTGAAGAGCAGAGGAATGAACTCAAATATGGATTCTGATTTCAGAAACCATGACTGGGCTAAAGTGTAGGGTGGTGAGGTCAAATAAACCAATAGTGGGTTGAACTGAACTTTGTGACCAAATATTATCAGTTGAAATATACTGATTAATATCGGAAATTAGAAATTTCAGGGTCAAAATTACTGTTAATAATAAGGCAACATATCAGGTGCACTCAGCACATGCTGTGCACTCCTGTACTCCTGCAATCAGGTCCTTCCGATCTCAATCTGATGGCTAGGATCCAGGTAGGgtaattttacaaaaaaatcgCCCGCCTCTTACCTTATACATTTGCAAAAATCTCCCTGGCTTGGGGTTCCTGTTCTTTCGCCTTAGCCACCCCCAAATCTCTTCGTCTCTCCCACAAAGACGGCGACATGAAGCTGCTCGATGAGGACGATGGCGGCACCCACCCGCAAGAAGGCTGATACAAAGCGACAAATTAGGCCATAGAAATAAGGAATTAAGCGCTAGATATCCACTCTTACATTCCTAAAATTCTTCCTAGTCCTATTTGTTTTCTCTAAAACCCAAATCTTTAATTCCTCTCTGCTACATAGAATGGGAGATAAGGTCCTGTTGAGGGATCAACTCACACGAACAACATTAAGCACCTCCAAAATCACCGTTTTGCTTTAATCAGAAGGAATCGAGGGAAACAAAAGTTTGGTTCAGAGGGAATTTTTGGATTTGTCGCAGCGTCATGCTCTGAGCCTCTAACGGAGTCAGGAGGATGAAGACGGACAACCAGGGGTTAGGGGGATTTCAGCAAGAGTACAGGGTAGGAGGCGGGCggtttttttgtaaaattacCTTACCCAGATCCTAGTCATCGGATTGAGATCAGAAGGACCGGATTGCAGGAGTGCATGAGTGCACGGGATGTGCTAAGTGCACATGATACGTTGCCTAATAGTAATTGGTACTGTTGAACTTATTAGCGTGCTCCCCCAAAAAATCCATTAGACCCCTCCCCCTGATGAAGCAAATCAGATTGATTGGTCCGCAACAAGGAAGAAATTAAGGCCTGATCTCACTAATGATTTCGACTGCATGGGCTTTTGTGGAAGCACGTGTGTGGCGTTTTGCAGAAATTAACCAATCAAGCACTTGCTAGGATAATTCCTTTGTTGTTTTCTTCCTTTAGGTGATCCATCTTCTTTGTAACATTTCTTATCTTTCATGTAATTCACCAACTCttcttataatatatatatttttttggtaacCCTCCATTGAAGCCTCTTGCAACCTCTATGTTCATAAAAGTACGTACAGTAATTAACCTGTATGAGCATCAGCATCAGATCATCATCGGAATCAAAGCAATTTTCAAGCAACAACCCCAAGAAAAGCGAAGGGAATAACAATATTATAGTGGTGCCTCAGCCCCTCTAAGGTTTGCCTCTCAGCCAccctaaaatttaaatattaaaatttaattttgaagttgattttagagTTTGTCATAGTAGTTTATTTTTGACACCGGCTTTCAAATTAttaaacatgcatatatataaaaaatgtattcataaactatttttttctttaataaataGTTGTAGGTGAAATGATGGTAGTCTCACTATCCCTCTTGATCCAAACAACTCCAGCTTGCAAAGACATTTTGCCAGATaataggcatgcatgcatgtatcattttcaatgttttaaatagcgggATAAGACATTTAGCGGTTAGCTTCTAAAACAGCTATAGCGGGCTAAATGGAGTTATAGCGGCTAAATTTTACATGAAAGAAAATAGCTAAAACCCTCTCAAACAGGTATAGCGGAAGATTTAAAACCCTGACCATTTCTCATCTCTATAAATAGAAGTGCAAAT is a genomic window of Oryza glaberrima chromosome 7, OglaRS2, whole genome shotgun sequence containing:
- the LOC127780323 gene encoding formin-like protein 16, whose product is MQAGVLVGSPTTQPSIWQQPPPAVIHEVRRQASPAPATAALAYCTAPYASTSTPASSRHTCAVLPSPATPAITTLAIRELDPAVGMPDLGGAPPEPPPPCQVPLPAAGPPPPPPAASRRRATVAAPSRAPPPGRAAATAPDPAMGVPDPPPPHTAPPPPLLPAVGYLIGVAPSTSRREGAAKRKKDLAAAFPARYKVLVHRGIYRQRRAWHRDEQLMPRRLWRP